ATGATGTGACGTGACGTGATGATGACGACGTTAGCGGCCATGATGATGACGACGTTAGCGGCCATGATGATGACGACGTTAGCGGCCTTCGTGACGACGACGCTAGCCTTCGTGACGACGACGTTAGCCTTCGTCACGATGGCTAACGTCGTCGTCATCATGGCCGCTAACGTCGTCGTCGTCATCATGGCCGCTAACGTCGTCGTCACGAAGGCTAACGTCGTCGTCGTCACGAAGGCTAACGTCGTCGTCGTCATCACGAAGGCTAACGTCGTCGTCGTCATCACGAAGGCTAACGTCGTCGTCGTCATCACGAAGGCTAACGTCGTCGTCGTCATCATGGCCGCTAACGTCGTCGTCGTCATCATGGCCGCTAACGTCGTCGTCGTCATCATGGCCGCTAACGTCGTCGTCGTCATCATGGCCGCTAACGTCGTCGTCGTCATCATGGCCGCTAACGTCGTCGTCACGAAGGCTAACGTCGTCGTCACGAAGGCTAACGTCGTCGTCACGAAGGCTAACGTCGTCGTCACGAAGGCTAACGTCGTCGTCACGATGATGACGACGTTAGCCTTCGTGACGACGACGTTAGCCTTCGTGACGACGACGTTAGCCTTCGTGACGACGACGTTAGCCATCGTGACGAAGGCTAACGTCGTCGTCACGAAGGCTAGCGTCGTCGTCACGAAGGCTAGCGTCGTCGTCACGAAGGCCGCTAACGTCGTCATCATCATGGCCGCTAACGTCGTCATCATCATGGCCGCTAACGTCGTCGTCATCATGGTCGCTAACGTCGTCGTCATCATGGCCGCTAACGTCGTCGTCATCATGGCCGCTAACATCGTCGTCATCACAAAGGCTAACATCGTCATCACAAAGGCTAACATCGTCATCATCATGGCCGCTAATGTCATCATCACGAAGTCTAACATCGTCGTCATCACGGCCGCCAACGTCGTCATCACGACCGCCAACGTCGTCATCACGACCGCCAACGTCGTCATCACGACCGCCAACGTCGTCATCACGACCGCCAACGTCGTCATCACGACCGCCAACGTCGTCATCACGACCGCCAACGTCGTCATCACGACCGCCAACGTCGTCATCATCATGACCGCTAACGTCATCATCATGACCGCTAACGTCATCATCATGACCGCTAACgtcatcatcatgaagtgcaaGTCACACATGGAGACAACCTTGAAAATAGGTGGTACAATAGAAAAAATTTATTTCTCTTTTGAACATGTTTTGGATTCAAAGAACACAACCCCCTGGTGAAGTGAGACATCAAAGATTAAAAATAAACCCAACAGGTCTGACGAGACACCAGACTCTAAGGAAAGTAGACCTACCAGATCAGAGCCCCCAGGCAAGATTTTAAGACTGGTGTTCTGTTCAGCTGTCACCTGGTTGATGACCTGCCTCAGCATATGGGTTTGGGAAAGGTTCTGGTATAGAAACAAGCAGACAAAAACTCAATATTAATCTAAGACTATACCGATATTAACAAGAGGAGAATTTCAGACCAAGGACTCAAGAGGCACCCTATTTACTACATAGTGCACAGAACATATGGACAGTAGTGCTgcatgtagggaatagggtcacACAGTGTCATGTTCCTCACCTGAACAACGGCATTGAAGAAACAGGTGTTTCCAAGGTTACTGAGCCCTCGGACAGACACTGACCTGCTGGCTCCTCCCCCAGCGTTCTGCCCTTTGTTTACACCAGTGAAGCTCTCTTTCATTCGGCTGTCTTTCTTGACCATCTTCTTCTGGGTTTCCTTCAGCTGTGGTTCTGTGTTCTCTTTTCCTTCCATCATTTCCTGTTTCACTTCCGGTTTGGTTTCATGTGGTGGCTCGATCAGGCTGCTATCCAACTTCACTACTGAATGCTCTGTTTATAAATTTAAAACTTAATGTTATCATACAATAATAGTAACATCTACTGCTCCTCTGGGCTGTTTTGCTAGGCCCCAAACAGAATGTTTTGTTACTGTGTGTAGTAATGACAATGCCCAGGTAGGTTCTCCATTGAGAACGGTACTCACTTCTCTGTGGAGTTTGTATCCTGGGTTCACTTAAGGCCTGCTTCTTAATGTTGGTGACCAGTTGGGCCAGTTGGCCTGTTTTAGAGTACTGAACATCTTCATCACAGATGTAGCACCTATGCAACAAGTCAGGTAatgtcgtcatcatcatcacaatGGAAAAAACAGCAGAAGACAACGTTCAGGGATGTCAACAGGTGAGCAGTTAAAAAGTGACCATTTATAAATGGaataaatatttacttttttcaTTGACATAAGATGTTCTACACATTCACCAGTCACGACAGTTGTCCAGACTGAGGACCAGACCATAAGATGTTCTATACACTCACCAGACACGGCAGGTGTCCAGACTGAGGACCAGACCATAAGATGTTCTATACACTCACCAGACACTCCAGGTGTCCAGACTGAGGACCAGACAGTGAGGGTCGGAGCGAGGCTTCTCATAGTGCTTGATAGCATGTTTATCCTCAGAGTTCCGTCCACAGCCCTTGCAAAACAGGGCTGTTAGTGAAGTGTATGCATGTCTTCCTCACTTTCTAccactcgctctctctcacactcacacttcTAATGTATTCAGGGGCCTTACTCTGTGTCCACATTTCAGGCACATCCATATTGTTGGTGTTTGGCTGGTCTCATCTTCTTCCTCATCGGAAGGACAGTCTGTACTCGCAGTGGGCTTCTCCACAATGCTGCAGTCTTGGCAGCTGAAACAGCTTGAGTCTATTCCAGTCTTCTTGAGGAAACCATGGTCTAAACCTTTACGGATGTGGATGCAAGATGGACCTGCCACCAAATAGAGGGTCACACCATGGCAAACTAAATCCCATAGGAACTAACAACATCCCATAATGACATCTCATAGGAACTAACAACATCCAATAATAACATCTCATAGGAACTAACAATATCCCACAATGACATCTCATAGGAACTAACAACATCCAATAATGACATCTCATAGGAACTAACAACATCCCATGACATAGCATAGAATCAACTGACATTGCATAATGGCATCCCATAATTGCTAAAACATCCAATGACATCCCatagtcacccctctgagcctgggtcctctctaggtttcttcctaaaattcggccttcttagtgagtttttcctagccattgaaattcaacactactgttgtttgctctttggggtttaaggccgggtgtctctgtaaaagcactttgtgacaactgctgttgtaaaaagggctttataaataaatttgattgaatttgattgacagtaaCTACTAACATCCTATAGTAGTTACAAACATCCTATAGTAGTTACAAACATCCTATAGTAGTTACTAACATCCTATAGTAGTTACTAACATCCTATAGTAGTTACTAACATCCTATAGTAGTTACTAACATCCTATAGTAGTTACTAATAATACACCATAGTAACTATTAAAATCCTATAGTAGTTACTAACACCCTACAGTATTTAACAGCATCCTGTGTGTCCAAAATGCCTTCTTTCATAtaaagtgcacttcttttgaacAGGGATATCCCAAATAGTACTTAATTCCATACATGTTGCACTACTTTTAACAAGAGCCATTAACATcactggttaaaagtagtgagCTTAATAGGGAGCCAGTTGGGAACAACTTCCATGTACTGTAGCTGGTCCTTACCAGTCAGGTCAATCACATCAACATCTTTAGGTACCCTCTGCCTCCTCTTCACCATCTTATCTGAAGACAAAATGACCAGGGGTCACCAGTGGGCAGATAGAACCAGCGATGGTGTTTCAGATAGCAAGTTAAATCACTTTGAACATTCTTACTGTAGTCGTCAACACGTCAGTCCTACAGTCTGAAACTGTCATAGTCATCAATGTTAATACTGCAGCAATACTACTGATGTCACATTAGATCTAGCATTCATTCAATTCCTGCATCCATCTGGCTAATTGTCAGAAGTGAAATCATACAATAAAGAAAGAGAATATAACTTAAGCAAAAATTATATCTAGTACTATAGCTAGGAAGGTGGTTGTCAGCCATACCAAGCAACGTGATTTGCGAATCACAGTAGGCAGTTCCGAATTCCTTTCTTTGTAGAGGACTCCAAACTATACATATCTTTTTTCAATTATAGCTATCAAACTTAAGAAAACCATTACATAAAATACCACTGACAACACGAAATATTAAAAATCCATGTTGTAAGAAAATAACAGCCGGCTAAACCCAGTTTACACCCGGTTAACAAatctgaaagaaaagaaaaacgtgcaGCAGTGCTATAGTATATCCTGTCGGATGTACATCCGGTCCAGCCCAAAATACCTCCGGGTAGTTAGCAACGCTAGCATCCTACGTTGCATACTCTGttgaatattcaatagtttatgagctatgaggcaatatgtcttccatattcagtcattggcaatgtctgaattttgcccttggaacgtgttttaatgcccactgttttattgaaattcCTCTTATATAtgataaaatatgaattgttgtcaatgttttgagagatTTTGAAGTAATACGTTGGACACATATTTTGAAACTTTTCCaaattttcgtgacccggaagtgtttctttaatgttgcttacAAGATGTTGATACAAGTCGCTACTAgtgtcatgctggcaacattagagattccgtagcaacaataagacttccggttttcggattttgccttcaaaatagaagtccacggtaaaacgcgattttaatattaaatgtatcgattttgacactttgcttagtgtatatggtaaaaatgtattgtaggaaatgttcaggagactctatacaatgattatatgcaaagaaatcaaggggcactgtgtatttgcaattgttgctggtgttttactccacccataccattggccacattccaaattgctgaatggcctttagatccattattccttttgttaatggaggtgattatcaccacttggtgattacctaacaattcagccaatgatctaatgtagttgtcaatgacatatattaactggtcattaccctgttgtaccacctttagagatgtagtTGAGTCCAAAAGCttttacagttttatacctttttgattagcaaaataatttttacaacaAATTCAAATCATAACCAATTTCCAACTATTACATTCTAGAATAAGTTCAACTTCAtcaactcttttagaaggataTCTTTTATTGCAACTACATTCcagctatttaaaaaatatgtatttgtccttatattgaaagatacatgttttaattgagacGTATGAAGGCTTGTATTGTacaatgaggggaaaaaattattgatgccttgctgattttgtacaaaagacacctgtccacagaagcaatcaatcaatcagattccaaacactccaccatggccaagaccaaagagctgtccaaggatgtcagggacaagattgtagacctacacaaggctggaatgggctacaagaccatcaccaagcagcttggtgagaaggtgacaacagttgttgcgattattcgcaaatgcaagaaacagaaaataactatcaatctccctctgtctggggcaccatgcaagatctcacctcgtggagttacaatgatcatgagaacggagaaatcagcccagaactatacgagaggatcttgtcaatgatctcaaggcagctgggaccatagtcaccaagaaaacaattggtaacacactacgccgtgaaggactgaaatcctgcagcacccgcaaggtccctctgctcaagaaagcacatgtacaggccatctgatgtttgccaatgaacatctgaatgattcagaggagaactgggtgaaagtgttgtggtcagatgagaccaaaatcgagctctttggcatcaactcaacttgacatgtttggaggaggaggaatttTGCccatgaccccaagaacaccatccccaccatcaaacatggaggtggaaacattatgttttgggggtgtttttctgctaaggggacaggacaacttcaccgcatcaaagggacgatggacggggccatgttccgtcaaatcttgggtgagaacctccttctctcagccagggcattgaaaatgggtcttggatgggtattccagcatgccaatgacccaaaacacacggccaaggcaacaaagtagtcgctcaagaagaagcacattaaggtcctggagtggcctagccagtctccagaccttaatcctatagaaaatctgtagagggagctgaaggtttgagttgccaaatgtcagcctcgaaatcttaatgacttggagaagatctgcaaagaggagtttgAGCCCCAGCACAATGAGGTCTAGTTGTATCGATTACCTGTATTTCCTTAAACAAAGTGTCCTTGATCAGGGTAGCCATAATTGGCTTCTCAAAATCATTGCTCGAATTAATCTTTTCGGCCACTGCTCATAGGGCCTGGAAGGCCCTGGACGTCTCCAATCCGTAAGTCATATCCAGATCCCATGCTTGGGTTTCATACTCCAGGGCcagcagttcttggtaattgccTGGGAGATGGATGGGCTGGCTTCAAGGTTGTTACCAGGAATGATCAAACATATTATGACCACGAACATCTGCCATCAGATGTGAAACTCTTGCTCCAGGAGTGGACATGaagccaaaagccatggtaGATCGACCAGTGATATCAGCCTGATTTGGCATGGGGACAATGTTATCCACTAATGCACGGAGATGAGAATTACCAATGACCAggacagttttgttttgtttcttagaggAAGTTAACACTCAGACCAACTCAACTGTACTCAGATGGTATCCCCAGTCAAAATAAGTCAGTAATGTGACCTGGCTTTTGGCCCTACGCGACCAACATTCAGGGCCAGACATATACTATAAATTTGTTTACATAGAGATGTCCATGGTGCTTTAAAGACCTCTCTGGGAATATTgctatgaatactttttaagagtttctaaataagccaataaggagaagctgtgtgtattgattttctgCCTCTATATTTGGCTAcaaaaatcattcaatcaatcagaattttgctcaggcaaaagaaattaacaacatatgcataccaacatgaatcaaaTAGCAAAACCAACAAATTGAGAAGAAATTGCCAACCTGATGAAGAAACAAAGCCTCTTGAAAAGATTTAACAGTGATTCAGTACAAATGTAAGCTGATCCTAGCAGAGTCCAAACAAGGACTGTCTGCAAATGGGGTTGGTCCTACTAACCTGGTTATATATTACCGACCTATCAAATGAGAGATTGTGAACGAGATGCTACCTGGCAACTGAAAGGACGATTGGGATAACTATAGCACAAGTTCATTTTAtagtcgctgggcaacacagactttcaactccctccaaagattttctatggggttgagatctggtgactggctaggccactccaggaccttgaaatgcttcttacgaaaccactccttcgttgcccgggcagtgtgtttgggatcattgtcatgctgaaagacccagccatgtttcatcttcaatgcccttgctgatggaaggaagttttcactcaaaatctcacaatacattcactgcggcatatagaatagttttttctgtacagggcaatatgtatttcatgtccattgagttgcatgggatgggtggagtaaaacaccagcaacaattgcaaatacatagtgccttttgttttctttgcatataatcactgtatagagtctcctgaacatttcctacaatacattcactgcggcatatagaacagtatttttttatagCCCAATATATGTTTCATATgcagttacattgtggccaatggggtgggcggagtaaaacaccagcaacaattgcaaatacacagtgccccttgattattttgcatataattactctatccattctcctgaacatttccttcattacattcactgcggaatatagaatagttttttctgtacagggcaatatgtatttcatatccattgagttgcattgtgttgctagatgtagcacaccgttccccacgattagacaggtttgtcttactctacacattctcctggacatttcctacactgctttctctttggaatattcaatagtttatgagctatgaggcaatattccatattctgtcactggcattgtctgaattttacccttggaacgtgttttaacacccactttttatcgaaattactcttaaatatgatcatatttgaattgttgtcaatgttttgagaggtacatgttctcaaacaattaataaactaaaTTTATCCCAGTtattaagtaattcgttggtctcttttattttgaaaaactccagattttcgtgacccggaagtgtttctttaatgttgctcacaagacgctgatcaAGTCGATGATATCAAAAAGTAATTCCATGAATTTCAATTATATCTGTTTGTTATTGTGAATATATGGTGCCAAGAATTGGATCTGAAGTTTCTCTTAGATTATGGATCTGATTATTAGTTTCTGTCCGTACTCATTTATATATTAAATGCTTTCAAGGTTTTCCACAATTTGCATGCTACATTATTAGCTGGCAAGTATTCATTTAATCGGTTCAGACCCGTCTCTAACAAGGCTAGACATGACGCTACCAGGGCAGATGATGTGTAACTAACTTTAGTTATTTGACACCTGCAGTTAATACAATTGTGGTAACATTCGCCATAAGCCAGCATAATGAACTATAAAGATAATGCAGACGCTCAGCTGGCTGAGATTGAGTTGTTGTCCAGTATGTTCCCCGGTGAAGACGAGCTGGAGATCACTGACCAGCTAGCGGTGGCGGAGCTAAGAGGGTATGTGGAGGGGTCGGCAAACAGCCTGCCCCTGTCCAGACCACACTTCCTCATCAAGCAGAAGTTGGACATCGCGAACGGGGTAGGCAGAAAACAGAACTTGACGATCAATAGGACATTCATTTTGCATGGCTCAGCATAATGCCCCAAATGGAAGCGTATTAGGCATGTCTATTACATAGTTCTCAACCTGATTGGTTCCAGGCCTGATGTGATTTATCTTCCATTCCTTTTGTCATCTCAGGTGAATGTGACAATGTCATGCTCCTACTCATCTGAATATCCACATGCCTTACCTGAAATCACTGTGAGGTAAGACAGTTTACATCCCTATAATATGAACCAAGTAAGTCAAAGCAAAATTATGTTTGAATTTAATGTAACTGAGCTCTCCTCCAGGTGTCCTGTCCTGGGTCGATCCCAGCAGGCCAAACTTCAATCTGACATGAACTCCTACCTGTCGGAGAATTGCCTAGGGGAGGTCTGTGTCCTCTCAGCTGTGGAGTGGGTCAGAGACAAAGCACACCAGTACCTAAAGGATGACAACATGTCAGCCCCAACAACCAGTCCTGGCAGGGAACAGTCTGCGTCATCCCCACAGTCCAAAGGTAGCATTTTCCTTTGGCCTAACTTTATGTGAATTTACATTGTAGGATTTAGTTAGGATCCCCTTTCAACTGTTAGAAGGAGCTACTCTTCCTTAGGTCTActcaaagacaaagacaaaactacaaacatttcaaataaaaatccaAACTGGTCAGTCTGTTAATAatgatattttcaaatgtaccaAGATGTTAAAAGTGACCTCTGTCCTAACCTAGAGCAGTTCAGTCGGCTGTGGATCTATAGCCATCACATCTATAATAAGAGTAAAAGGAAGAACATTCTGGAGTGGTCCAAGGATCTGGGTCTGTCGGGGTTCAGTATGCCGGGCCAGCCAGGCATCATCTGTGTGGAGGGACCTCAGTTGGCCTGTGAAGACTTCTGGGCCAGGTAGCTGCTGGGTAAATCCATTTGGATTCAATCACTTTTTGAAACCACAGCTTTTGATTTTAACTGAACCTTTCATATATATTTGCCCATTGTAGAAATCCTTGGAATATGTCTGTTCGACCTAAATGTCAAATATTCAAGATAAAAAGAGACTGCTGCCGTCAGCACACTAAAAAGATGTACCAATGAATATGTTTGACCTTATTCTAGGTCCTCTAAAGTGTTTGTGTTGAGACATGCTCTTGCATACAGAGTTGGTGCCATACATTGGCTGATTATACATTATTTGAAGGAAGTTCATCAATTTTTATTTGGAGCCTtattttctcttatcttgcaCTTGATACCCTCAAACTGTCACTATTTTATTGTTACAGTAACAAGTCCCAGTGActgcattattaaaaaatcactGTATATTAAATCAGAATCTCAAGATAATCTTGGTAAGAcctcaacattaaaaaaaaatctttgtcaTTATAGTGTATTGTGTGGAGAATTTGAAACcccaactgctgttgtaaaaatcaACAAAGatgcaatttcatagtgcaGAAAAATAAGTACATCTCTAGCTTTAATAGCTGGTGCTGCCTCACTTTGAAATGAATCCATGTAGCTGTTTCTTGTAACTATCTATCTTTCTCTTACATCGACTGGGAGGAATATTTGCAGAatcttctttacagtactgcttcagcTGTAATGTTcgagggctttcttgcatgcacagcCTGCTTCAAATCCCCCAACAGCTTTTCAGTAGGATTAAGATCTGGTCTTTGACTCGGCAATCGCATAAACCTCCATTTCgtctttttgagccattctgttgaaGCTttacttgtgtgttttggatgatTGTGCAGTAGTCAGATCCTTGTTTGGTTTAGCTTTGGCCTGACAGATAGTCATACATTCTCCTTCCAATTTATTCgatacaatatggaattcatagttgactcaatgatggcatGTTGGACAGGCCCTTAGCAACCCCAAACCAGGGTGAAAGCTCCATGCTTTACAGATGGTATGAGatccttctgttcaaaggcagggTTTTGTTTCCATCAAACATGGCATCTGGCCTTGTGGCCTAACAACTCCATCTCTTACTCATCTGTTCAGAGCAGAT
The sequence above is a segment of the Esox lucius isolate fEsoLuc1 chromosome 1, fEsoLuc1.pri, whole genome shotgun sequence genome. Coding sequences within it:
- the rwdd2b gene encoding RWD domain-containing protein 2B isoform X1, which produces MNYKDNADAQLAEIELLSSMFPGEDELEITDQLAVAELRGYVEGSANSLPLSRPHFLIKQKLDIANGVNVTMSCSYSSEYPHALPEITVRCPVLGRSQQAKLQSDMNSYLSENCLGEVCVLSAVEWVRDKAHQYLKDDNMSAPTTSPGREQSASSPQSKEQFSRLWIYSHHIYNKSKRKNILEWSKDLGLSGFSMPGQPGIICVEGPQLACEDFWARVKVLTWKKIMIRHREDVDVAEGSLDDVDSLRRFSGFEEAVFDPHGNRRNHMALGQLYHYLNQRGCGYVFQLYFGIEGR
- the rwdd2b gene encoding RWD domain-containing protein 2B isoform X2 codes for the protein MFPGEDELEITDQLAVAELRGYVEGSANSLPLSRPHFLIKQKLDIANGVNVTMSCSYSSEYPHALPEITVRCPVLGRSQQAKLQSDMNSYLSENCLGEVCVLSAVEWVRDKAHQYLKDDNMSAPTTSPGREQSASSPQSKEQFSRLWIYSHHIYNKSKRKNILEWSKDLGLSGFSMPGQPGIICVEGPQLACEDFWARVKVLTWKKIMIRHREDVDVAEGSLDDVDSLRRFSGFEEAVFDPHGNRRNHMALGQLYHYLNQRGCGYVFQLYFGIEGR